From the Deinococcus sonorensis KR-87 genome, the window CGCCGGGCCGGACAGGCCGGTCAGCAGGGCCAGGGTTACAGGTACTCTCATGTGCTCTCATCCTACCGAATACAGGCAGATGCACTCCATGCAGAAGTTCAAATTCTGACATGTGCCCTGCCCCATGCGGGCGAGTGGCTTAGGAAGGCCTGTCGACCCGCAGGGTACCGGGCCGCCCTGCTCTGGCCGTTGGGCTAACCGGCCTTTCAGGATGGACCGTGGGACCCACACTGACCTGTTCGTAGACCTTGCCTTCCAGAGGGGGGATAGGGTTCCAGAGCGTCCGGGTGTCTTCCCGTATCCTGACCGGATGCGAGTGACGGTCAAGGCGAGTGCAGAGCGGCGGTTGCGTGGCCGGTATCCTTTCGGGCACCGGGGCGACATCTTGACAGCGGACGCGGGCATTGCGCCCGGAGACGTGGTGGACGTTCACGCTGAAGGTGGCCCTTTCATCGGGCGTGGGTATTTCAATCCGGATGGGGCCACCCCGCTGCGGATGCTGACGGTGCAGCGTGAGGCCATTGATGAAGCCTTCTACCGCCGCCGCATCCGCGAGGCGCTGGCCCGGCGTGAGGGGCGCATCCACGGCACCGACGCGATGCGCGTGCTGCATGCCGAGGCGGACGGTCTGCCAGGTGTGGTGGCCGACCTGTTTGGCAGCACCCTGAGCGTGCAGCTGAGGAACGCTGGCGTGGAGCGCCATCGCGAGCTGATTCTGAAGGCGTTGCAGGCGGAGACTGCGGCCACGGCCGCGTTCGAGCGCAGCGACACGTCGGAGCGGGAGCGGGAGGGCATGGCGCAGCAGAAGGGCGCGCTGTGGGGCACGCTGCCGGAGCGCGTGACCTTCCACGAGGACGATCTGGAACTGTACTTCCGGCCGCTGGAGGCGCAGAAGACCGGCTTCTTCCTGGACCAGCGCGACAACCGTCGCCGGATGCGGGCGCTGGTTCAGCCGGGCGAGGGGTTTCTTGACGTGTATTCCTACACCGGCGCCTTCAGCCTGCATGCGGCGCGGGCGGGAGCAAAAACGCTCGCCATCGACAAGGACGGGGTGGCGCTCTCGACGCTGGAGGCGGTGGCGCGCACCAACCGGGTGGGCGCGCAGGTGGGCCTGAGGCTCGGCGACGCGCTGGAGGTGCTCAAGCGGCTGGAGGGCGAGCGGCGAAGCTTCTCGGCGGCGGTGCTGGACCCGCCCACCCTGGCCAAGCGCCGGGACGACGTGCCGCGCGCCAAACGGGTGTTCACGGAGGGCGCCACCAGCGTGCTGAAGATGCTGGCACCGGGCGGCCACCTGCTGATCAGCACCTGCGCGCACTACATCGGGGTGCAGGACCTGCTGGACGCGGCACGGGTCGCGGCGGCCGAGGCTGGCTGCGCGGCGGAGGTGCTGGACATCACCTATCAGCCGGCCGACCACCCGCACATGCTGCACGTGCCGGAGAGCCTGTACCTGAAGAGTGTGCTGCTGCGCCGCGAGTAAGCTGCGCCGGGAACACTTGCCGGGCGGCGGCGGGGGTACCCTGACCCATGACCCGCACACAGACGGCCATCCAGTTTGCCAGCCCGACCATCGTGCCGTACCAGGGCGGCTGCGTCACTGAGCCGGCCTTCTTCGCGCTGGACTACCTGGTGAACTGGCGCGCCGACGTCACGGTGGCGGGCGTGCTGCATCCGGACGCCCCGGTG encodes:
- a CDS encoding class I SAM-dependent rRNA methyltransferase, which codes for MRVTVKASAERRLRGRYPFGHRGDILTADAGIAPGDVVDVHAEGGPFIGRGYFNPDGATPLRMLTVQREAIDEAFYRRRIREALARREGRIHGTDAMRVLHAEADGLPGVVADLFGSTLSVQLRNAGVERHRELILKALQAETAATAAFERSDTSEREREGMAQQKGALWGTLPERVTFHEDDLELYFRPLEAQKTGFFLDQRDNRRRMRALVQPGEGFLDVYSYTGAFSLHAARAGAKTLAIDKDGVALSTLEAVARTNRVGAQVGLRLGDALEVLKRLEGERRSFSAAVLDPPTLAKRRDDVPRAKRVFTEGATSVLKMLAPGGHLLISTCAHYIGVQDLLDAARVAAAEAGCAAEVLDITYQPADHPHMLHVPESLYLKSVLLRRE